Proteins found in one Meiothermus sp. Pnk-1 genomic segment:
- a CDS encoding TRAP transporter large permease subunit has protein sequence MSFEVMAPLMFVGLIVFLLLGYPVAFSLGAVGLLFGWIGVHYDFIQPVFLQNIPLRIFDTLKNQTLLAVPFFTFMGLILERSGMAEDLLDTIGQLFGRLRGGIAYAVILVGALLGATTGVVAASVIAMGLISLPVMLRYGYSPRVASGVIAASGTLAQIVPPSLVLIVMADQLGVSVGDMYRGALVPSLILTGLYLVYVILVSLFNPKAVPGLPEEARTHRGVQLAVRVLTVMIPPLVLIFLVLGTIFLGVATPTEGGAMGAVGALVLAALRRRLSLKILLQAMESTARLTSFVAFILVGSRIFSLVFVGVDGDRWVENLLKTALPDNPIAFLLVINLLVFLIAFFLDYFEIAFIIIPLILPAVTGIMEGLYPEDYKIGLYWFGVMLGVNLQTSFMHPPFGFALFFLRSVAPPNLKTSDIYWGAVPFVLIQLIMTLVLLFNPQLVTHWLK, from the coding sequence GTGAGCTTCGAGGTAATGGCCCCGCTGATGTTCGTGGGCTTGATCGTCTTTTTGCTCTTAGGGTACCCGGTGGCCTTCTCGCTGGGGGCGGTGGGCTTGCTATTCGGCTGGATTGGGGTGCACTACGACTTCATCCAGCCGGTGTTCTTGCAAAACATCCCCCTGCGCATCTTCGATACTTTGAAAAACCAGACCCTGCTGGCCGTCCCCTTCTTCACCTTCATGGGCTTGATCCTCGAGCGCAGCGGTATGGCCGAGGACTTGCTGGACACGATCGGACAGCTGTTCGGACGGCTGCGCGGCGGGATCGCCTATGCCGTGATCTTGGTAGGCGCCTTGCTGGGGGCTACGACCGGCGTGGTGGCGGCCTCGGTGATTGCGATGGGGCTCATCTCGCTACCGGTGATGCTGCGCTATGGCTACTCCCCGCGGGTCGCCTCGGGGGTGATCGCGGCCTCGGGCACCCTAGCCCAGATCGTCCCCCCCAGCCTGGTCCTCATCGTCATGGCGGATCAGCTCGGCGTGAGCGTAGGCGACATGTACCGTGGGGCCTTGGTTCCCAGCCTTATCCTCACCGGGCTCTATCTGGTCTATGTAATCTTAGTCAGCCTGTTCAACCCCAAAGCGGTGCCCGGCTTGCCCGAGGAGGCTCGCACCCACCGCGGAGTCCAGTTGGCCGTGCGGGTGCTTACGGTCATGATTCCGCCCTTAGTGCTCATCTTTTTGGTGCTGGGCACTATCTTTCTCGGGGTAGCTACCCCCACCGAGGGCGGGGCCATGGGGGCGGTGGGCGCGCTGGTGCTGGCTGCCTTGCGACGGCGGCTGAGCCTGAAGATACTGCTCCAGGCCATGGAGTCCACCGCCCGGCTTACCTCGTTCGTGGCCTTCATCCTGGTGGGCTCGCGCATCTTCAGCCTGGTGTTCGTGGGCGTGGACGGGGATCGCTGGGTGGAAAACCTGCTCAAAACCGCCCTGCCCGACAACCCCATCGCTTTCTTGCTGGTCATCAACCTGCTGGTTTTCTTGATCGCCTTCTTCCTAGATTATTTCGAAATCGCCTTCATCATCATCCCGCTGATCTTGCCCGCGGTGACGGGAATTATGGAAGGGCTCTACCCGGAAGACTACAAGATCGGGCTGTACTGGTTTGGGGTGATGTTGGGGGTCAATCTACAGACCTCGTTCATGCACCCGCCCTTTGGTTTTGCCCTGTTTTTCCTGCGCAGCGTGGCCCCGCCCAACCTCAAAACTTCGGATATCTACTGGGGGGCGGTACCCTTCGTGCTGATCCAGCTCATCATGACGTTGGTCCTGCTCTTCAACCCTCAGCTGGTCACCCACTGGCTAAAGTAA
- a CDS encoding TRAP transporter small permease subunit, with translation MRFLLGISRAIDALSLGVNKAVIWLVLLATLVSAGNALVRYALHSSSNAWLELQWIMFGAIFLLGASYTLMKNGHVRVDVLYGKYPPKVKLWVDLLGTLFFLIPTAVVIFLTSLPWVANSISTREMSPDAGGLPYWPIKLMIPVAIVLLILQAISEVIKRLAMLTGHLEIPEYVTEEEAEVEEVKAIVAQGDPKEERP, from the coding sequence ATGAGGTTCTTGCTGGGTATCTCACGGGCCATCGACGCACTTAGCCTGGGCGTCAACAAAGCGGTCATCTGGTTGGTTTTGCTGGCGACTTTGGTCTCGGCGGGCAATGCCCTGGTGCGCTACGCGCTGCACAGCAGTTCAAACGCCTGGCTCGAGCTGCAATGGATCATGTTCGGGGCCATCTTCCTGCTGGGGGCCAGCTACACCTTGATGAAGAATGGGCACGTCCGGGTGGACGTGCTCTATGGCAAGTACCCCCCCAAGGTCAAGCTCTGGGTGGATTTGCTGGGAACGCTTTTCTTTCTGATCCCTACCGCGGTGGTGATCTTTCTGACCTCGCTGCCTTGGGTAGCCAACTCCATCAGCACCCGGGAAATGTCGCCGGACGCCGGAGGGCTGCCCTACTGGCCGATCAAGCTCATGATCCCTGTAGCCATCGTTCTGCTGATCCTACAGGCCATCTCCGAGGTCATAAAGCGTTTGGCCATGCTCACCGGTCACCTGGAAATTCCCGAGTACGTGACCGAAGAGGAAGCCGAAGTGGAAGAGGTCAAAGCCATTGTGGCCCAAGGTGACCCGAAGGAGGAGAGACCGTGA
- a CDS encoding glycoside hydrolase family 3 C-terminal domain-containing protein, translating to MSERIEELISQMTLEEKAALCTGAGPWSTTPIPRLGIPQLTVSDGPHGVRRVANPNEIASPSLPATCFPTASCLAATWNTDLVRAVGKAIGEEARALGVDVVLGPGNNMKRTPLCGRNFEYFSEDPYLSGELAASYIQGVQSEGVGTSLKHYAVNNQEFQRFSISAEVDERTLREIYLSAFERAVKKAHPWTVMCSYNKVNGTHASEHSLLLTEILKGEWGFEGLVVSDWGAVHDRVASLQAGLDLEMPGPKPRHTQAVIAAVRSGKLAESKLNEAVRRILRIVFKAAETPKGGTFDVEAHHALARKAAAEGMVLLKNKGLLPLRNPRRIAVIGRSALHPQFQGGGSSNVNPTRVDIPLEELRRAATGAVITFSEGYPLGLDEDPALIEEAVIQAQQAEVALIFAALPPAVESEGYDRPYLGLTPQQVALIQAVSRAQPHTAVILNTGSAVEMSSWIEGVEAVLQGWLMGQAGAGAIADILFGRINPSGKLAETFPLRLQDTPAYLNFPGENGQVRYGEGLFIGYRYYDAKEIPVLFPFGHGLSYTTFEYRDLRVSAETFKDIEGLGVSFEVGNTGQVAGQEVVQIYVRDVKSKLIRPPKELKGFAKLELQPGETQTVSVMLDFRAFAYYHPGYRRWITEDGEFEILVGASAADIRLRKTVVLESTLDLPSLLNLESTPREWLEDKRGRAVLEPMLNDLVRQMGAAMGTGEQAIGMDMMGFILDTPLRSVLGFQESLLPTSAEEIVQALLARVRG from the coding sequence ATGTCTGAACGAATCGAAGAACTGATCTCGCAGATGACCCTCGAGGAAAAAGCCGCCCTCTGCACCGGAGCCGGTCCTTGGAGCACAACCCCCATCCCCCGCCTAGGCATCCCCCAGTTGACCGTCTCGGATGGGCCGCACGGGGTGCGGCGGGTGGCCAACCCGAACGAGATAGCCTCTCCGAGCCTGCCCGCCACCTGTTTCCCCACGGCTTCGTGCCTGGCCGCGACGTGGAATACCGATCTGGTGCGCGCGGTGGGAAAGGCGATCGGAGAGGAAGCTCGAGCGCTCGGGGTAGACGTGGTACTCGGCCCCGGCAACAACATGAAGCGCACCCCCTTGTGTGGGCGCAACTTTGAATATTTTTCGGAAGATCCTTACCTCTCGGGTGAGCTCGCCGCCAGCTACATCCAGGGCGTACAGAGCGAAGGCGTGGGCACTTCCCTCAAGCATTACGCGGTCAATAATCAGGAGTTTCAGCGCTTTAGCATCAGCGCCGAGGTAGACGAGCGCACCTTGCGCGAAATCTACCTGTCCGCCTTCGAACGCGCCGTCAAGAAAGCCCATCCCTGGACAGTGATGTGTTCGTACAACAAGGTCAACGGCACCCATGCCTCTGAGCATTCCCTACTGCTCACGGAAATTCTCAAGGGAGAGTGGGGTTTCGAGGGGTTGGTGGTCTCAGACTGGGGCGCCGTGCACGACCGAGTGGCTTCCTTGCAAGCCGGGCTCGACCTCGAGATGCCCGGCCCCAAGCCGCGCCATACCCAAGCCGTAATCGCGGCGGTACGCAGCGGAAAGCTGGCGGAGTCCAAGCTCAACGAGGCGGTACGGCGCATTTTGCGGATTGTCTTCAAGGCCGCTGAGACCCCTAAAGGAGGCACCTTCGATGTAGAAGCCCACCACGCCCTGGCCCGGAAAGCCGCTGCAGAGGGCATGGTGTTGCTCAAGAACAAGGGTCTGCTGCCCCTGCGGAATCCTAGGCGCATCGCAGTGATCGGCCGTTCGGCCCTGCACCCCCAGTTCCAAGGCGGGGGCAGCTCTAACGTAAACCCCACTCGGGTAGACATCCCTCTGGAGGAGCTGCGTAGGGCAGCTACGGGCGCGGTGATCACCTTTAGTGAAGGCTATCCGTTGGGTCTTGATGAAGATCCCGCCCTCATCGAGGAGGCGGTGATCCAAGCCCAGCAAGCCGAGGTCGCGCTGATCTTTGCGGCCCTGCCCCCTGCGGTGGAGTCGGAGGGCTATGACCGTCCCTATCTGGGCCTCACCCCTCAGCAAGTAGCCCTCATCCAAGCTGTGAGCCGGGCCCAACCCCACACTGCGGTGATACTCAACACCGGCTCGGCGGTAGAGATGAGCTCGTGGATCGAAGGGGTGGAGGCGGTGCTACAAGGGTGGCTGATGGGCCAGGCCGGAGCTGGAGCCATCGCCGATATCCTCTTTGGCCGCATCAACCCCTCCGGCAAGCTGGCAGAGACTTTTCCCCTGCGCCTGCAGGACACCCCAGCCTACCTCAATTTTCCTGGCGAGAACGGCCAGGTACGTTACGGAGAGGGCTTGTTCATCGGCTACCGCTACTACGATGCCAAGGAAATCCCGGTGCTCTTTCCCTTCGGCCATGGCCTCTCCTACACCACCTTCGAATACCGCGACCTTCGGGTCTCCGCCGAAACCTTCAAGGACATCGAGGGCCTTGGCGTCTCGTTCGAAGTGGGCAACACCGGTCAGGTAGCAGGTCAAGAGGTGGTGCAAATCTACGTGCGTGACGTGAAATCCAAGCTGATACGCCCGCCGAAAGAGCTCAAGGGGTTCGCCAAGCTCGAGCTACAGCCCGGCGAGACCCAGACGGTGAGCGTGATGCTAGACTTCCGCGCCTTCGCCTACTACCACCCCGGCTACAGGCGCTGGATCACCGAAGACGGGGAGTTTGAAATCTTAGTGGGGGCTTCGGCAGCAGATATCCGCCTTCGCAAGACGGTAGTGCTAGAATCCACGCTTGACCTTCCCTCGCTCCTCAATCTCGAGTCCACCCCGCGCGAATGGCTCGAGGACAAGCGAGGACGCGCAGTGCTCGAGCCGATGCTCAATGACCTCGTGCGGCAAATGGGGGCAGCGATGGGAACCGGTGAACAGGCCATCGGGATGGATATGATGGGATTTATCCTCGACACCCCTTTGCGCAGCGTGCTGGGGTTTCAGGAGAGCCTCCTGCCCACTTCCGCTGAAGAGATCGTACAGGCGCTGCTTGCACGGGTGCGGGGCTAA
- a CDS encoding MFS transporter: MQPFTPSWYTVLASYWFATSFKWAAVLLALLPERVAQLVANEQKAGALGLLFATGAVMALIGPPLTGYFSDRFGRRMPFLAIGAVLTAVALVWMAHAPSYAVLFAAYILLQIADDLGTGPYSALIPDLVPRSKRGTASGYLGTMQMVGNIVAAVLIFSLPSIAGQFYVLAGVNLLAALLILRTIQEVPGLRQRQLGFVQSMLAPWRNPDFRWVWATRFFAMLGQYSVQTYLLYYLSDVVRTFDAFGLRLADATQAVGVLGLMIFVGGALSAVYAGRRSDQLGRKRPIYISGVGLSLVVLPILLLPRFDLLVVLALVFGVFFGVYLAVDWALVADVLPDPEGYATDMGLWQTSIVLPQVIAGSFGGLIDRANQASAGSGYTLVFLMAAGFFLLGTLLVRQIRGAR; encoded by the coding sequence ATGCAACCCTTTACCCCAAGCTGGTACACGGTCTTAGCCTCTTACTGGTTTGCCACTAGCTTCAAATGGGCCGCCGTCCTTTTGGCCTTGCTCCCGGAACGGGTAGCGCAACTGGTAGCTAACGAGCAAAAGGCTGGAGCCCTGGGCCTTTTGTTCGCCACCGGCGCAGTGATGGCTTTGATTGGCCCTCCACTGACGGGCTACTTTTCCGACCGCTTTGGGCGACGGATGCCTTTTCTGGCCATCGGGGCCGTGCTCACCGCCGTGGCTTTGGTCTGGATGGCCCACGCCCCTAGCTACGCAGTGCTGTTTGCGGCCTACATCCTCTTGCAGATCGCCGATGACCTTGGCACCGGCCCCTACTCAGCCCTGATCCCTGATCTGGTGCCCCGCTCCAAGCGGGGGACCGCCTCGGGGTACTTGGGAACCATGCAGATGGTCGGAAACATCGTGGCAGCGGTGCTGATTTTCTCTTTACCCAGCATCGCCGGGCAGTTTTACGTGCTGGCTGGGGTCAATTTGCTCGCAGCGCTGCTCATTTTGCGGACGATCCAGGAAGTGCCTGGGCTACGCCAGCGGCAGCTCGGCTTCGTGCAGAGCATGCTAGCCCCCTGGAGAAACCCCGATTTCCGCTGGGTGTGGGCCACCCGTTTCTTCGCCATGCTAGGCCAGTACAGTGTGCAGACCTACTTGCTGTACTACCTGAGCGACGTGGTCCGCACCTTCGACGCCTTCGGTTTGCGCCTCGCCGACGCAACCCAAGCGGTAGGGGTATTGGGGCTGATGATCTTCGTGGGGGGGGCGCTCTCGGCCGTCTACGCCGGGCGTCGCTCGGACCAACTGGGGCGCAAACGCCCGATCTACATCTCGGGGGTTGGGCTATCGTTGGTGGTGTTGCCGATTCTGCTCTTGCCCCGTTTTGATCTGCTGGTGGTGTTGGCCCTGGTCTTCGGGGTGTTTTTCGGCGTCTATCTAGCGGTGGACTGGGCCCTGGTCGCGGATGTGCTTCCCGATCCCGAGGGCTACGCCACCGACATGGGGCTATGGCAGACTTCCATCGTGCTGCCCCAGGTCATCGCGGGGAGCTTCGGCGGGCTGATTGACCGGGCCAACCAAGCCTCGGCAGGCTCGGGGTATACCTTGGTCTTCCTGATGGCGGCAGGGTTTTTTCTGCTGGGAACGCTTCTGGTGCGGCAGATTCGCGGGGCCCGTTAA